One window of the Chitinophaga niabensis genome contains the following:
- the yajC gene encoding preprotein translocase subunit YajC, whose protein sequence is MYNLLNVFLMTPPAGGSSGGFGGMGSLLFFGGMILVMWLFMIRPQTKKAKLQKQFIDNLKEGDKIVTIAGIHGKVKKINSETNTLQIEVSPGTFLTVERSAVSMEYTTAVNKAAETK, encoded by the coding sequence ATGTACAACTTATTAAATGTTTTCTTAATGACGCCACCAGCTGGTGGTTCTAGCGGTGGCTTTGGCGGAATGGGCTCTCTGCTCTTCTTTGGTGGTATGATCCTGGTAATGTGGTTGTTCATGATCCGCCCTCAGACCAAGAAAGCCAAATTGCAAAAGCAATTCATCGACAACCTGAAAGAAGGTGATAAAATTGTTACCATCGCAGGTATTCACGGCAAAGTGAAAAAGATCAACAGCGAAACCAATACACTGCAGATAGAAGTTAGCCCGGGTACTTTCCTGACGGTTGAACGCTCCGCTGTAAGTATGGAATATACTACTGCAGTGAATAAAGCTGCTGAAACAAAGTAA